Part of the Chelmon rostratus isolate fCheRos1 chromosome 10, fCheRos1.pri, whole genome shotgun sequence genome is shown below.
GCAGCTTTTTCACATATGTACTAGAAAGAACAATTAACTTACACCGTCATGTGAAAtctctttttgcattttgcagctccagttctctgtctcttctggCTTACAAAGCACGCAGTGGACTCAGTTCTGCTGTCTGCTCCAGATGTGGTAACAGCAGCATACGGGGGATCTGTGACAGTCTCTTGTCAGTACGACCGTCAGTTCACAGAACGCACCAAGTACTGGTGCAAAGGAAAGATATACGAGCTGTGTTCCATAATGGTGAAAACACCCAGGAACCGACAGAATGACAGATGCTCCATTGTAGATGATAAGAGGGCAGGAGTCTTCACTGTAACTATGACTTCGCTCACAAAGACTGATGAGGATATGTACTGGTGTGTCATTGCCAGACATGGAAAGAACGTCTACACTGGTGTCAGGCTCCGTCTCTCCCACACAGGTACACTCCAGCTGGGTTAGCTCAGCCACTTGTTATGCAATGCTGCTTCAGCTTTTCTTGCTTTGATTGCACTAATTTATTACTGACCCAGAAACACAAAAGCTCTTATAACTGACTCTAACTTCTAGGCCAAACTTCATTAATTGGCCACATTTGATGGTAAAAATTAGAAGTGTACTGTATAACTGTAGTTTCTAGGAGAAAGTGTTGATCAGTCAGTATAgtcatttgttgatttttaatgCATATATTCTTTTCCAGTAACCACCACCACAACACCAACCAGTTCATCACCAGTGACACAGGATGAAATATGGTGAGGATATACTgtaatttccattttaatacACTCAAATAGATATACATATGAACAATTACATGGGacataaaacaaaagtgaaTCATTCTAATCCcagtttatttctctgtttgtctgaacTAGTTGGTGGGCGGCTCTACGTTGGATCCTCTtgattttaatgttgtgttgtttggtgTCGACGCATATCATCGCTTGGAGGATATCGGCTGGAAAATGCGGCGGCGCCAAAAATTTCAACATCAGAACTCAAACATTTATGACTGAGTTTGGCAAAAACATAACTTCAAATCATGGGTGAATTATAAACACGCTCATACTGGGGCGACAAAATCATTTCCAGTGGACACTCTATTAGTGTGTGAATtaagctgaaaaataaagcaagTGAAAAActggctctttttttctttgtatttaaatgattaaaacctCATTAATTTCAGTGCCAGGGCCTAAGATAACTTCGGGTCCAACTTTTGAATATCCAATCAGCTTAAAATTAGCACCTCCGGGGAAATGAGGCTCTAGgctttcatttaatttatttgcagATCTTATAGGGACAGTCGTAGAGGATGGTATTCTTTTTGCATTTAACCACCTGTTTCGAGGGCGTTTTACAACATCAGTCAGCGTTGTACTTGAGGGATCTGAACACCATGCAGAATAAAAATCCCTTCATGCATAAATGAAAGCCCAACTCTTGTGaagctctgctttttaaaagaaGACACAACACGGACATATAATGAAGTCGAATGATGGTGGTGTGCCGCTCTATTTTCTTTGATAATCTGAAGAAAGATCACAGAGGTGGGATTCCTACAGGTGAGATGGAGTGTTTCTAGTGACTTATACTTACAATCAAAGCTAAATTGcataagcacatttcccagaaaatgttgtatattttgttctCTTAAAGAGGAAGTAGTGATTTGTGATCTTTGCCAAGCCGATTTCATTACCCTGATGATTGCAGCTACAAGAAATTGGACAATTGTGTTTGCTGGTCTTTGCTTTCAGAGTCAGCATATATTACCAGTTTCTTAGCCAAACCTGTGCAATCTAATGAAATAACCCTGCATTAATCTTATTTTTGTGTGGTTTATGTGAGTCAGAGAGGTACTGAAGCATTGAGCTGTACTGGGTTGCATTATAGGTTGTTTTTGATACTCTGTTGCCCTCTTGTATGTACATGGGAGTGGACAAAACATTactttcatgtctttttcactgcagacacttTCACATGTCGTAgtagaaaaagcacaggtgttcataacaatggctctgttctattcagtAAGCCCCAGTCAGCCATGGCAGTGTGACAGCCAGCCATCATGCACAATACTAGGACCCTAAAAATGAAGCAgttaaatggaattcagccatcattagtTTTACTATTGACTTGTGTGCATTAACTAATGTGACATGCCTTCCACATACAGTGAAGGCCTATAACAAAGTAGCTGTGGCTTCAAAATATAGCATAGGATTGATTAGACTGACAATAAACTGAGAGTGCTATTGCCCTATATTCTATACCTGTATGTATTGGCCTCTAAAGACCAGCTCAGctaaatacaaagaaaatgtttgatacCCAAAACACTCAATTATTTAATTTATcttatctgtctctgtcagataTACAGAATGGCCTCCTGTTTAGTGTtctgtggaagaggaagagctgagaTTCAGGTGAGGATTCAAGGTGTGGGGGCTTTAGAGGGTGATGTCACCACTTCTGCAGCAGGAACCTCTCGCATGAACTCACGTCAAGACAGCCACGATTACCAGAGAAAGTCaccctttaaaataaaagcacaggtggGTAACGAGtatgaataaataatacaaaaactaaagtacaatgaaaaacagctcaaactaataactgtaactgtaatcaTAGCATCTTTACATCTACTTTGATACCTATCACTTAGAATATGTAGCGTAAGATTTTGCAACGCACGCTAGGTGGTATATTTTGAAGGTGGTTTCCGGTATTATTCTGTTTAGCTTGACAGTCGTAGTGGAAGTCGGGTTCCCGACTCAGCTTCCCTCTGACTGTAGCAAGTTATTGCTTGCTGGTGCCAACGCCCGGCGAAACGGCCAGCTAACATAAACTAACGTAGCGGAGACACGGAGGGACATTGGTACGTAACTCcaacattttctgacatctCTATGTGCAGTTAGATTAACGTTATAAACACACATGTGGATGTTGGCTTCATGCCTCGTCTTTTAGCTGTAACCTAGCCACAGCAACTAAACCACCATTAGTTTTCAAGCTTACGTTAGCCGGTCGGTTGCTAAGATAGCTAGCATTGTTTAGTCCGTATTGCTAGCACTGCGTTAGCTTAGCAGGCTAACCGACATACAAACAAATTTTCATTTTCGTAGCCATTTGTGTAAGAAGATAGCGTGACATTGTGTGAATGAACCATTGCCTTGTTTACAAATGCTTAAGCTAGCCAGGTACGTAAGTGAATAAGCGAGTGAGTAACGTTGtcgttagctaacgttagcctgtTAAACAGTTGTGGTGATGGGGTGTGACACTCAAGTAGTTACGGCTAGGAGATACAGCCTTTCCCCCTTAGACTCCCTGTTTAATCAAAGCTGTCATTAGCAGTTGATGAGGGGTGGGCACTTAGATAACGTGAAATGATTTTGTAAAcctaaaatatgaaatgttctAATGAATTATCACCTCTCCCAGCAGCCAACCTTATTGGCAGCAGAATCAGAAAGCACAAAGATGCAGACTATCAAATGTGTGGTGGTGGGTGATGGAGCCGTGGGAAAGACCTGCCTATTGATTTCATACACCACCAACAAATTCCCCTCTGAATATGTACCAACAGTAAGTACGTTTGGTGTGTTTCACAGTcggatgcatgcacacagacagtcacATTTTGGTTAAGATATTAAAAAGTACTCTGAACGGATACTTTGAACGGATTATGGCATGCAATTCATCCTTTCATCACAGGTGTTTGACAACTATGCAGTTACTGTAATGATTGGAGGTGAACCATACACCCTTGGCTTATTTGATACAGCAGGTAAGATTATGTTGTACTCTCTCAATTTAATTGCATTCCTATTTGAATAAAGCACAGTTATTAGTCTGTCACATGGTAAGTtaatttgtaatgtttgtatGTGATCTCTTTGTAGGTCAGGAGGATTATGACCGGTTACGACCACTAAGCTACCCACAGACAGACGTCTTCTTAGTCTGTTTCTCAGTTGTTTCACCCTCCTCCTTTGAGAATGTTAAAGAAAAGGTGAGTACTGTAGTGGACTTGCTCACCTGCAAATCTAATAACACCCTGTCCTTCCAACGATCTGAAATTAAACTGCCTTCATGGCATACTCCATATAATAgtactctgctgctctgttttattaaGTAACTGCGGGATTGTAAAGTATAGTAAGGAGTCAAGGTGTTTATATGTCAATGAAACACACTGTGCTTTTAAGTATTTCTCCTTCTTGCTGCCTCTGTCAAAAAACACTGGAGGGCATTTTTCTCTGCGGAATCTCACAGGATCCTACGATCTCAGACAATGCTCTACATAAAGTGTGAAGTAGGGGGTGTTTCAAAAAGCCagataaacatgaaaacagttgGACCGTTGTGCCTTGTGACTCTGTTTCAAAATTTTCAAGACAAAACTGGAATGGTTTATGAATATGATTCAGTCGTGCACGCTGATGTGCAAAATTTCAGAATATGTGCCAGGAAGCATTTCAGAAATATCTGGCTAACAGTGGATCCTGTTTTGTTCATGGCCCTCCAGTCATAGGAAATTGTGGTCAGACTTtagcatttattatttattttgtgaccAAATTACACTTGagaaaataaattaacacaGTTTGgcaccatgacaacaaaggttATAAGATAAGAGATTATAATGTTAAAACTTAATACCATTTTTCCTGTAATTCCCCTTCTCCTCATCACCTTATCTGCCAGTATCCCCTCTCCTCAATTGACAATACATTTTTTAGAACAATTGTATTCCATCATCAGAATTGACTTCATAGAATTTTCTTGCATAATCTCCTGCACGTGGCATAATTTCTCAGCGAGTGTTTCTCCCTTTTGGTGatgattgttttttcttttttttcccccctccagTGGGTTCCTGAAATAACTCACCACTGTCCCAAGACCCCATTCCTGTTGGTCGGCACTCAGATTGACCTGCGTGATGACCCCTCCACAGTGGAGAAGCTAGCCAAGAACAAACAGAAGCCAATCACCCCTGAGACGGCCGAAAAGCTTGCTCGGGACCTTAAGGCAGTCAAATACGTCGAGTGCTCAGCCCTAACACAGGTAAGCTCTCCCATTAAACAACACTTAAACCTGGAGTGGCAAGAATGggttttaaatgtcagcttCCTAACAAGGGTGGAGATACTTAACCTTGTCTTTTGCTAACAGCATTTGGCTAAAATCTATCTAACTctgttgtgtgcatgtctttctcccttcttttcctctttctgtagCGGGGACTGAAGAACGTATTTGATGAGGCTATCTTAGCCGCTTTAGAGCCCCCTGAAActcaaagaaagagaaaatgctgtttgttctgATGTCTTCTTGCATCTTGCTTTGCCTCTCGATAGTCTGCTGCTTACTCATTGTAAAGAGATGTCTGTCACCAAAATAACCACAAGGCTCGTTTAAACTTCAAAACTCTGTGCCCATTAACTTTCTCCCTTCGGTTCATGTGTGCTTTCTTTTCAACTTGGCCTAATCACAATTATCCGTGCTGCCTGATATGACAAGAGTGCCAATCTTTAATTTTCCCTTCTGCTGGCAGCAACTTGTGTGCAAGTCTGTGTAACTGTACATGactgagtttgtttttggttttaaaatTGACTTTGACATCTGTTATTATTTCAGTATTGAGCTCTTCAGCATCAGTTGTACCCTACAAAGCATTTATGCTACATTCTGTCTTAGACAGGAAGAACATTTTTTCTACTGCAGCATCAAAATTTTCCATGGGCTTTTGTCTTTACTCACACAACGTGATCATGAGAAGAGTCTTGTATAATGTTATTTGAATAAAGGAAAATTTTGATCGCCCTGCTCCATTTCTACTCAGCCTTCTTTTGCAATTAGTTCCCTGAAGATGTTAATTTGTATTTG
Proteins encoded:
- the LOC121613270 gene encoding CMRF35-like molecule 1, which gives rise to MLHTLLLLHVAHSIPTMRTSGILLGFFHAPVLCLFWLTKHAVDSVLLSAPDVVTAAYGGSVTVSCQYDRQFTERTKYWCKGKIYELCSIMVKTPRNRQNDRCSIVDDKRAGVFTVTMTSLTKTDEDMYWCVIARHGKNVYTGVRLRLSHTVTTTTTPTSSSPVTQDEICWWAALRWILLILMLCCLVSTHIIAWRISAGKCGGAKNFNIRTQTFMTEFGKNITSNHG
- the LOC121612635 gene encoding cell division control protein 42 homolog → MQTIKCVVVGDGAVGKTCLLISYTTNKFPSEYVPTVFDNYAVTVMIGGEPYTLGLFDTAGQEDYDRLRPLSYPQTDVFLVCFSVVSPSSFENVKEKWVPEITHHCPKTPFLLVGTQIDLRDDPSTVEKLAKNKQKPITPETAEKLARDLKAVKYVECSALTQKGLKNVFDEAILAALEPPEPKKRSKCVLL